A region from the Onthophagus taurus isolate NC chromosome 8, IU_Otau_3.0, whole genome shotgun sequence genome encodes:
- the LOC139431384 gene encoding F-box only protein 21-like, translated as MLDNLPAEILEMVLNQDCLDFGDLINISSTCSFLHNFILKNNNLWRRYYYKRWFEIAERSPKIDNYFDEVSYIYKIHLEIDGILTRLTSLCMHKEVLLPADFAPFIHIIKSRCLNAEYMAHYLREILNDPSEIKTYDVVLLKTPGNLTIKYYSLETLRYLGLENFRVLWEKFISLDEDDRILEIGAAILMQWSKPQFNIKVENVQKEFDEIAEKVKNSLRINHPSHPLLKTSEDDLKLWRNKIIKENKFSLIDS; from the coding sequence ATGTTGGATAATCTCCCAGCGGAAATCCTCGAAATGGTTCTTAATCAAGATTGTTTGGATTTTGGTGATTTAATCAACATTTCTTCAACTTGCTCGTTTCTGCACAACTTTATACTCAAAAACAATAATCTTTGGAGGAGGTATTATTACAAGAGGTGGTTTGAAATAGCAGAAAGATCcccaaaaattgataattactTCGACGAAGTTTcctatatttacaaaatacaTCTCGAAATTGATGGGATTTTAACCAGATTAACCTCACTTTGCATGCACAAAGAGGTACTACTCCCAGCTGATTTCGCACCATTTATCCACATCATCAAATCGAGGTGTTTAAACGCAGAGTATATGGCGCATTATTTAAGAGAGATCTTAAATGACCCATCAGAAATTAAAACTTACGACGTGGTTCTGTTAAAAACTCCAGGGAATTTAACGATTAAGTATTATAGTTTGGAAACGTTGCGTTATTTGGGACTCGAGAATTTTAGAGTTCTTTGGGAGAAATTTATCTCGTTAGATGAAGATGATCGCATTTTGGAAATTGGTGCTGCAATTTTAATGCAATGGTCCAAACcacaatttaatattaaagtggaaaatgttcaaaaagaatttgatgaaattgcagagaaagttaaaaattctttgagAATTAATCACCCAAGCCATCCTTTACTGAAAACGAGCGAAGATGACTTAAAATTGTGGCgaaacaaaatcattaaagagaataaattttctttgatagaTTCCTAA